The genomic region ACCGGCGCGCAATCGTCCATCTCAATGGCGGCGATCTCGATATCGAATGGAACGCGGATAATCACGTGTTGATGACGGGAACGGCCGAGGAAGTGTTCACAGGGGAGATCGAGCCATGAGGCGAGGTGATCAAGGGCCGGACGGGGCGCAGGCCCGAAGCAGGGTGACCCATGTTTAGCGGCTCAATGGCGGCAATCGTCACACCGTTTTGTGACGGTCGGATCGACGCGCAGGCGCTCGAACGTTTGATCGAGTTTCAGGTGGAGAATGGGACCTCGGCTATCGTTCCATGCGGCAGCACCGGCGAGTCGGCCACGCTGACGCACGAGGAACATGCCGAGGTCGTTCGCCTGGCGGTGAAGTTCGTGCGCGGCCGCGTGCCGATCATCGCCGGAACCGGGTCCAACTCGACCAGCGAGGCCATCGTCCTCACCCGCGCGGCCAAAGAAGCCGGCGCGGCCGCCGCCTTGCTCATCTCGCCCTACTACAACAAGCCGACGCAGGAAGGCATCTATCAGCACTACAAGGCAATCGCCGACAGCACCCGCTTCCCGCTGATCGTCTACAACATCCCCGGACGCACGGCGTCCAAGATCGAGGCGACGACGATCGCGCGGTTGGCTGAACTCGAGCACATCGTCGGTGTCAAAGAAGCGACCGGATCGCTGGACGAGGTGCAGGAAGTCATCCGGCTGTGTGGAGACAAGATCGAGTTGTACTCCGGCGATGATTCCCTGACGCTCCCGATCATGGCCGTCGGCGGTGTTGGTGTGATCTCCGTGGCGGCCAACGTCATGCCGAAGGCATCGGCCCAGATGCTGGCGGCGTGCCGCAACGGCGATTGGGACACCGCCCGGCGTCTGCACTATCACA from Candidatus Binatia bacterium harbors:
- the dapA gene encoding 4-hydroxy-tetrahydrodipicolinate synthase encodes the protein MFSGSMAAIVTPFCDGRIDAQALERLIEFQVENGTSAIVPCGSTGESATLTHEEHAEVVRLAVKFVRGRVPIIAGTGSNSTSEAIVLTRAAKEAGAAAALLISPYYNKPTQEGIYQHYKAIADSTRFPLIVYNIPGRTASKIEATTIARLAELEHIVGVKEATGSLDEVQEVIRLCGDKIELYSGDDSLTLPIMAVGGVGVISVAANVMPKASAQMLAACRNGDWDTARRLHYHMLPVIRALFLETNPIPVKAAVAMMGYCRDEIRLPLLPMSEAPKAKLRAVMEQFGLLKS